The Brassica oleracea var. oleracea cultivar TO1000 chromosome C6, BOL, whole genome shotgun sequence genome includes a region encoding these proteins:
- the LOC106296927 gene encoding ultraviolet-B receptor UVR8-like isoform X2: MDTTITTATSNGVSPAATLQLHSIIPENPTIAMELPSFVSLKRQFLGNSAPGEFFLASCPSIALHVLTTCDLDPRDLAKLEATCSFFRKPANFSPDLELSISEVAALDICQKRAIFKRMGEEERQEIKRKCGGSWKLVLSFLLAGEFGYRREKSQALAGPGHSIAVTSKGVVYSFGSNGSGQLGHGTVEDTWQPQPIRSLDGIRIIQAALGADRTMLISDAGEVYAFGKDCFSDPGLEVQQTKVITTPQRVKSLTEIFVVQAAIGYHFTAVLSREGRVYTLSWGKDEKLGHGTDLNCLLPQPLLGALENVPVVQIAAGFCYLLALAFHPTGMSVYSVGCGLGGKLGHGSTISEKQPRLIEEFSLLKMEPVMISAGAWHAAVVGRDGRVCTWGWGRYGCLGHGTEELEMAPKVVEGLKDVKAVHVAAGEYTTFVVCDDGQVYSFGYGEANLGQQGDLEENTLTPRLVSSLKETKERVVHVSLTKSVSFPWTGHTFAMTESGTLYAFGSGGKGQLGVKLGDNIMEREEPAKVIGIDLS; the protein is encoded by the exons ATGGACACTACTATTACTACTGCAACATCAAATGGTGTTAGCCCTGCTGCTACGTTGCAACTCCATAGCATCATCCCAGAGAATCCGACAATAGCTATGGAATTGCCCTCGTTTGTGTCTCTGAAACGACAATTCCTTGGAAACTCTGCTCCTGGTGAATTCTTCTTGGCTTCTTGTCCTTCCATTGCCCTTCATGTTCTCACAACATGTGACTTGGATCCTCGTGACCTTGCCAAACTCGAGGCAA CATGTTCCTTCTTTAGGAAACCGGCAAACTTCTCTCCGGACCTTGAACTCTCCATCTCGGAAGTTGCAGCTCTCGACATCTGCCAAAAGAGGGCGATATTCAAACGTATGGGAGAGGAAGAACGCCAAGAAATCAAAAGGAAATGCGGAGGCTCATGGAAGCTGGTTCTGAGTTTCTTGCTAGCTGGTGAATTTGGTTACAGGCGGGAAAAATCACAGGCACTTGCTGGTCCTGGTCATAGCATCGCCGTCACATCAAAGGGTGTTGTTTACTCTTTCGGATCCAACGGTTCAGGACAACTCGGACATGGAACCGTTGAAGACACTTGGCAGCCACAACCAATCAG GTCACTTGATGGGATACGGATCATTCAAGCAGCTCTTGGAGCTGATAGAACAATGCTAATAAGTGATGCTGGTGAAGTGTATGCCTTTGGAAAAGATTGTTTTAGCGACCCTGGATTAGAGGTTCAACAAACTAAGGTCATCACAACTCCTCAGCGAGTCAAGTCCTTAACCGAAATCTTCGTGGTTCAAGCTGCTATTGGATATCACTTCACAGCGGTTTTGTCTAGAGAAGGAAGAGTGTATACACTATCATGGGGGAAGGATGAAAAACTCGGTCATGGAACCGACCTTAACTGTTTGTTGCCTCAACCTTTGTTGGGAGCCTTAGAGAACGTCCCTGTTGTACAAATTGCTGCTGGCTTTTGCTATCTCCTTGCTCTAGCATTTCACCCCACTGGCAT GTCGGTGTACTCTGTTGGATGCGGTTTGGGTGGGAAGCTTGGACATGGTTCAACAATTAGTGAGAAACAGCCTCGGTTGATTGAGGAGTTTAGTCTTTTGAAGATGGAACCGGTTATGATCTCAGCAGGGGCATGGCATGCTGCTGTAGTTGGGAGAGATGGGAGAGTGTGCACTTGGGGATGGGGACGGTATGGCTGCTTGGGTCACGGAACAGAAGAGTTGGAGATGGCTCCTAAGGTCGTTGAAGGTTTAAAAGATGTTAAAGCTGTACACGTAGCCGCTGGAGAGTACACAACCTTTGTTGTATGTGATGATGGTCAGGTTTACTCATTCGGCTATGGTGAAGCCAATCTTGGTCAG CAGGGAGATTTGGAGGAGAATACTCTTACGCCGAGGCTGGTTTCATCGTTGAAGGAGACAAAAGAGCGTGTGGTTCATGTGAGTTTGACAAAGTCAGTGTCATTTCCCTGGACTGGTCACACATTTGCAATGACGGAGTCAGGGACACTATATGCGTTTGGGTCTGGGGGGAAAGGGCAGCTCGGGGTGAAGCTTGGTGATAACATTATGGAAAGAGAAGAACCAGCTAAAGTTATTGGTATTGATCTTTCTTAG
- the LOC106296927 gene encoding ultraviolet-B receptor UVR8-like isoform X3 has protein sequence MDTTITTATSNGVSPAATLQLHSIIPENPTIAMELPSFVSLKRQFLGNSAPGEFFLASCPSIALHVLTTCDLDPRDLAKLEATCSFFRKPANFSPDLELSISEVAALDICQKRAIFKRMGEEERQEIKRKCGGSWKLVLSFLLAGEFGYRREKSQALAGPGHSIAVTSKGVVYSFGSNGSGQLGHGTVEDTWQPQPIRSLDGIRIIQAALGADRTMLISDAGEVYAFGKDCFSDPGLEVQQTKVITTPQRVKSLTEIFVVQAAIGYHFTAVLSREGRVYTLSWGKDEKLGHGTDLNCLLPQPLLGALENVPVVQIAAGFCYLLALAFHPTGMSVYSVGCGLGGKLGHGSTISEKQPRLIEEFSLLKMEPVMISAGAWHAAVVGRDGRVCTWGWGRYGCLGHGTEELEMAPKVVEGLKDVKAVHVAAGEYTTFVVCDDGQVYSFGYGEANLGQGDLEENTLTPRLVSSLKETKERVVHVSLTKSVSFPWTGHTFAMTESGTLYAFGSGGKGQLGVKLGDNIMEREEPAKVIGIDLS, from the exons ATGGACACTACTATTACTACTGCAACATCAAATGGTGTTAGCCCTGCTGCTACGTTGCAACTCCATAGCATCATCCCAGAGAATCCGACAATAGCTATGGAATTGCCCTCGTTTGTGTCTCTGAAACGACAATTCCTTGGAAACTCTGCTCCTGGTGAATTCTTCTTGGCTTCTTGTCCTTCCATTGCCCTTCATGTTCTCACAACATGTGACTTGGATCCTCGTGACCTTGCCAAACTCGAG GCAACATGTTCCTTCTTTAGGAAACCGGCAAACTTCTCTCCGGACCTTGAACTCTCCATCTCGGAAGTTGCAGCTCTCGACATCTGCCAAAAGAGGGCGATATTCAAACGTATGGGAGAGGAAGAACGCCAAGAAATCAAAAGGAAATGCGGAGGCTCATGGAAGCTGGTTCTGAGTTTCTTGCTAGCTGGTGAATTTGGTTACAGGCGGGAAAAATCACAGGCACTTGCTGGTCCTGGTCATAGCATCGCCGTCACATCAAAGGGTGTTGTTTACTCTTTCGGATCCAACGGTTCAGGACAACTCGGACATGGAACCGTTGAAGACACTTGGCAGCCACAACCAATCAG GTCACTTGATGGGATACGGATCATTCAAGCAGCTCTTGGAGCTGATAGAACAATGCTAATAAGTGATGCTGGTGAAGTGTATGCCTTTGGAAAAGATTGTTTTAGCGACCCTGGATTAGAGGTTCAACAAACTAAGGTCATCACAACTCCTCAGCGAGTCAAGTCCTTAACCGAAATCTTCGTGGTTCAAGCTGCTATTGGATATCACTTCACAGCGGTTTTGTCTAGAGAAGGAAGAGTGTATACACTATCATGGGGGAAGGATGAAAAACTCGGTCATGGAACCGACCTTAACTGTTTGTTGCCTCAACCTTTGTTGGGAGCCTTAGAGAACGTCCCTGTTGTACAAATTGCTGCTGGCTTTTGCTATCTCCTTGCTCTAGCATTTCACCCCACTGGCAT GTCGGTGTACTCTGTTGGATGCGGTTTGGGTGGGAAGCTTGGACATGGTTCAACAATTAGTGAGAAACAGCCTCGGTTGATTGAGGAGTTTAGTCTTTTGAAGATGGAACCGGTTATGATCTCAGCAGGGGCATGGCATGCTGCTGTAGTTGGGAGAGATGGGAGAGTGTGCACTTGGGGATGGGGACGGTATGGCTGCTTGGGTCACGGAACAGAAGAGTTGGAGATGGCTCCTAAGGTCGTTGAAGGTTTAAAAGATGTTAAAGCTGTACACGTAGCCGCTGGAGAGTACACAACCTTTGTTGTATGTGATGATGGTCAGGTTTACTCATTCGGCTATGGTGAAGCCAATCTTGGTCAG GGAGATTTGGAGGAGAATACTCTTACGCCGAGGCTGGTTTCATCGTTGAAGGAGACAAAAGAGCGTGTGGTTCATGTGAGTTTGACAAAGTCAGTGTCATTTCCCTGGACTGGTCACACATTTGCAATGACGGAGTCAGGGACACTATATGCGTTTGGGTCTGGGGGGAAAGGGCAGCTCGGGGTGAAGCTTGGTGATAACATTATGGAAAGAGAAGAACCAGCTAAAGTTATTGGTATTGATCTTTCTTAG
- the LOC106296927 gene encoding ultraviolet-B receptor UVR8-like isoform X1, translating to MDTTITTATSNGVSPAATLQLHSIIPENPTIAMELPSFVSLKRQFLGNSAPGEFFLASCPSIALHVLTTCDLDPRDLAKLEATCSFFRKPANFSPDLELSISEVAALDICQKRAIFKRMGEEERQEIKRKCGGSWKLVLSFLLAGEFGYRREKSQALAGPGHSIAVTSKGVVYSFGSNGSGQLGHGTVEDTWQPQPIRSLDGIRIIQAALGADRTMLISDAGEVYAFGKDCFSDPGLEVQQTKVITTPQRVKSLTEIFVVQAAIGYHFTAVLSREGRVYTLSWGKDEKLGHGTDLNCLLPQPLLGALENVPVVQIAAGFCYLLALAFHPTGMSVYSVGCGLGGKLGHGSTISEKQPRLIEEFSLLKMEPVMISAGAWHAAVVGRDGRVCTWGWGRYGCLGHGTEELEMAPKVVEGLKDVKAVHVAAGEYTTFVVCDDGQVYSFGYGEANLGQQGDLEENTLTPRLVSSLKETKERVVHVSLTKSVSFPWTGHTFAMTESGTLYAFGSGGKGQLGVKLGDNIMEREEPAKVIGIDLS from the exons ATGGACACTACTATTACTACTGCAACATCAAATGGTGTTAGCCCTGCTGCTACGTTGCAACTCCATAGCATCATCCCAGAGAATCCGACAATAGCTATGGAATTGCCCTCGTTTGTGTCTCTGAAACGACAATTCCTTGGAAACTCTGCTCCTGGTGAATTCTTCTTGGCTTCTTGTCCTTCCATTGCCCTTCATGTTCTCACAACATGTGACTTGGATCCTCGTGACCTTGCCAAACTCGAG GCAACATGTTCCTTCTTTAGGAAACCGGCAAACTTCTCTCCGGACCTTGAACTCTCCATCTCGGAAGTTGCAGCTCTCGACATCTGCCAAAAGAGGGCGATATTCAAACGTATGGGAGAGGAAGAACGCCAAGAAATCAAAAGGAAATGCGGAGGCTCATGGAAGCTGGTTCTGAGTTTCTTGCTAGCTGGTGAATTTGGTTACAGGCGGGAAAAATCACAGGCACTTGCTGGTCCTGGTCATAGCATCGCCGTCACATCAAAGGGTGTTGTTTACTCTTTCGGATCCAACGGTTCAGGACAACTCGGACATGGAACCGTTGAAGACACTTGGCAGCCACAACCAATCAG GTCACTTGATGGGATACGGATCATTCAAGCAGCTCTTGGAGCTGATAGAACAATGCTAATAAGTGATGCTGGTGAAGTGTATGCCTTTGGAAAAGATTGTTTTAGCGACCCTGGATTAGAGGTTCAACAAACTAAGGTCATCACAACTCCTCAGCGAGTCAAGTCCTTAACCGAAATCTTCGTGGTTCAAGCTGCTATTGGATATCACTTCACAGCGGTTTTGTCTAGAGAAGGAAGAGTGTATACACTATCATGGGGGAAGGATGAAAAACTCGGTCATGGAACCGACCTTAACTGTTTGTTGCCTCAACCTTTGTTGGGAGCCTTAGAGAACGTCCCTGTTGTACAAATTGCTGCTGGCTTTTGCTATCTCCTTGCTCTAGCATTTCACCCCACTGGCAT GTCGGTGTACTCTGTTGGATGCGGTTTGGGTGGGAAGCTTGGACATGGTTCAACAATTAGTGAGAAACAGCCTCGGTTGATTGAGGAGTTTAGTCTTTTGAAGATGGAACCGGTTATGATCTCAGCAGGGGCATGGCATGCTGCTGTAGTTGGGAGAGATGGGAGAGTGTGCACTTGGGGATGGGGACGGTATGGCTGCTTGGGTCACGGAACAGAAGAGTTGGAGATGGCTCCTAAGGTCGTTGAAGGTTTAAAAGATGTTAAAGCTGTACACGTAGCCGCTGGAGAGTACACAACCTTTGTTGTATGTGATGATGGTCAGGTTTACTCATTCGGCTATGGTGAAGCCAATCTTGGTCAG CAGGGAGATTTGGAGGAGAATACTCTTACGCCGAGGCTGGTTTCATCGTTGAAGGAGACAAAAGAGCGTGTGGTTCATGTGAGTTTGACAAAGTCAGTGTCATTTCCCTGGACTGGTCACACATTTGCAATGACGGAGTCAGGGACACTATATGCGTTTGGGTCTGGGGGGAAAGGGCAGCTCGGGGTGAAGCTTGGTGATAACATTATGGAAAGAGAAGAACCAGCTAAAGTTATTGGTATTGATCTTTCTTAG